Proteins encoded in a region of the Gammaproteobacteria bacterium genome:
- a CDS encoding adenosylmethionine--8-amino-7-oxononanoate transaminase, with protein MNNADLIQRDLAAIWHPCSQMKDHEWLPMTPIKRGEGVWLEDFDGNRYIDAISSWWVNIFGHANPRINAALREQMEDLEHVILSGFTHYAAIELAERLIKLTPEGLNRCFYADNGSSAVEVALKMSFHYWYNTGQNKKKRFINLSNSYHGETLGALAMGDVALYKEIYAELLLEPITVASPDCFYRDEGESEEAYSRRMFVQMEQTLEQHADEVCAVIIEPLIQCAGNMRMYHPVYLELLREACDRHNVHLIADEVAVGFGRTGTLFACEQADITPDFMCLSKGLTGGYLPLSVTMTTDKIYDAFYDDYDTLKAFLHSHSYTGNALACRAALATLDIFEQDNVIESNRHLARHMQQATAHFAEHPNVAEVRQTGMVLAIEMVKNKKSREPFPWQERRGLIVYRHALKHQALLRPLGNVIYFMPPYVISTDEIDHLAEVAWQGIQLACE; from the coding sequence ATGAATAACGCTGACCTGATTCAACGTGACCTTGCGGCCATCTGGCACCCCTGTAGCCAGATGAAAGACCATGAATGGTTACCCATGACACCGATTAAACGTGGTGAAGGGGTCTGGCTGGAGGATTTTGATGGTAATCGTTATATCGATGCCATTAGCTCGTGGTGGGTCAATATTTTCGGCCATGCCAACCCGCGTATTAATGCGGCACTACGTGAGCAGATGGAAGATCTGGAGCATGTGATTCTTTCCGGCTTTACCCATTATGCTGCCATTGAATTGGCCGAGCGCCTTATTAAACTGACACCTGAGGGGCTCAACCGCTGCTTTTATGCGGATAATGGCTCCTCAGCGGTGGAAGTGGCACTTAAAATGAGCTTCCACTACTGGTACAACACTGGGCAGAATAAAAAGAAGCGCTTTATCAATCTCTCCAATAGCTACCATGGTGAGACGCTGGGTGCGCTGGCGATGGGTGACGTGGCGCTTTATAAAGAGATCTACGCCGAGTTGCTACTAGAGCCGATTACGGTTGCTTCACCCGACTGTTTCTATCGTGACGAGGGCGAGAGTGAAGAGGCTTATAGTCGTCGCATGTTTGTGCAGATGGAGCAGACACTGGAGCAGCATGCTGATGAGGTGTGTGCCGTGATTATTGAGCCCCTGATCCAGTGTGCAGGCAATATGCGTATGTATCACCCAGTCTACCTGGAGTTGTTGCGTGAGGCCTGTGATCGTCACAATGTCCACCTGATTGCAGATGAGGTTGCGGTGGGCTTTGGCCGCACCGGCACCTTGTTCGCCTGCGAGCAGGCCGATATTACCCCGGACTTCATGTGTCTCTCTAAAGGGCTCACCGGTGGTTATTTGCCGCTTTCAGTTACCATGACTACCGATAAAATCTACGACGCTTTTTATGATGACTACGATACCTTGAAAGCCTTTTTGCACTCTCACAGCTATACCGGCAACGCACTCGCTTGTCGTGCCGCACTGGCGACGCTGGATATTTTTGAGCAGGATAATGTGATTGAGAGTAATCGGCACCTTGCGCGTCACATGCAGCAGGCGACTGCACATTTTGCGGAGCATCCAAATGTTGCCGAGGTACGCCAAACGGGTATGGTGCTGGCCATTGAGATGGTAAAAAATAAAAAGAGTCGCGAGCCATTCCCATGGCAAGAGCGACGTGGTTTGATTGTTTACCGGCACGCGCTTAAGCACCAGGCGCTGTTACGCCCACTGGGTAATGTTATCTACTTCATGCCCCCTTATGTGATCTCTACGGATGAAATTGATCACCTTGCTGAGGTGGCATGGCAAGGTATTCAGCTTGCTTGCGAGTAA
- the dapF gene encoding diaminopimelate epimerase — translation MNLSFTKMQGLGNDFVVIDAINQAVELTSEQARFIADRHFGVGCDQLLLVEKTALPGVDFRYRILNADGSEVEQCGNGARCFARFVRHKGLTNKNVIVVETCAGNMTLHLLENEQVRVDMGVPQLQPAKIPFDAPQQASRYEIDVAGKTWQVGAVSMGNPHVVVAVDDIQQAPVTTLGPLLESHPRFPNRVNVGFMQRLSPQHIKLRVYERGAAETFACGSGACAAVVSGRMRGWLDESVTVSLPGGDLMIRWPGEGQSVEMSGPAVIVFEGSMVL, via the coding sequence ATGAATTTATCCTTTACAAAAATGCAGGGCTTGGGTAACGATTTTGTGGTGATTGATGCCATCAACCAAGCGGTTGAACTGACATCGGAGCAAGCCCGATTTATTGCTGATCGTCACTTTGGTGTTGGCTGTGATCAGCTGTTGCTAGTGGAAAAAACAGCACTACCCGGCGTTGATTTTCGCTACCGGATTCTGAATGCCGATGGCAGCGAAGTGGAGCAGTGTGGTAACGGTGCCCGCTGTTTTGCGCGCTTTGTGCGGCATAAGGGGCTGACAAATAAAAATGTCATCGTGGTTGAAACCTGCGCTGGCAACATGACGCTCCACTTGCTGGAAAATGAGCAGGTGCGAGTCGATATGGGGGTGCCGCAGTTGCAACCCGCCAAGATCCCTTTCGATGCACCACAGCAGGCCAGCCGTTACGAAATTGATGTTGCCGGCAAAACATGGCAGGTGGGAGCGGTCTCGATGGGCAACCCCCATGTGGTGGTCGCGGTTGATGATATTCAGCAGGCACCCGTCACAACGCTAGGACCCTTACTGGAGTCACACCCACGTTTCCCAAACCGGGTAAATGTAGGCTTTATGCAGCGGCTCAGCCCACAGCATATCAAACTGCGAGTATATGAACGGGGTGCTGCCGAAACCTTCGCTTGTGGCAGTGGCGCATGTGCGGCGGTGGTTTCTGGTAGAATGCGCGGCTGGCTGGATGAGTCTGTTACGGTCTCCCTCCCTGGGGGGGATTTAATGATCCGTTGGCCTGGTGAGGGTCAATCGGTTGAGATGAGTGGCCCGGCGGTCATTGTTTTTGAAGGTAGTATGGTGTTATGA
- a CDS encoding DUF484 family protein yields MSSQQKSATMEEQEKQTIEYLRNHPGFFNDNAALLAELEVPHVQSGNRVSLIERQVKILREQKGELKVHLQELIAIARDNDSLNKRLNSLTLALLLEKDREAFITQLKKRLHDDFAADIVTLHLREGDIEPGWQDLYQIVKQEGVKCGSPAESNKQQLFGEMADGIDSVALISLGEAGLLAIGSHDSEHFHKDVATDYLKQLAAVVKVILARLN; encoded by the coding sequence ATGAGTTCACAACAAAAAAGCGCAACGATGGAAGAGCAAGAGAAGCAAACCATCGAATATTTGCGTAACCACCCTGGGTTTTTTAACGACAACGCGGCACTGCTGGCTGAGCTGGAGGTGCCCCATGTGCAGTCGGGCAATCGAGTCTCATTGATTGAACGCCAGGTCAAAATATTGCGCGAGCAAAAGGGCGAACTCAAGGTGCACCTGCAAGAGTTGATTGCCATCGCCCGGGATAATGATAGCCTGAATAAACGCCTCAACAGCCTTACGCTGGCTCTGTTACTTGAAAAAGATAGAGAGGCTTTCATCACGCAGCTAAAAAAACGGCTACATGATGACTTTGCAGCTGATATCGTCACCCTGCACCTGCGTGAAGGGGATATTGAGCCTGGCTGGCAAGATCTCTACCAAATCGTTAAACAAGAGGGTGTGAAGTGCGGCAGCCCCGCAGAGAGCAACAAGCAGCAACTGTTTGGTGAAATGGCCGATGGAATCGACTCTGTTGCGCTCATTTCGCTGGGTGAAGCGGGCTTGCTAGCCATCGGCAGCCACGACAGCGAGCACTTTCACAAAGATGTTGCCACCGACTACCTCAAGCAGCTTGCCGCCGTGGTCAAAGTAATTTTAGCGCGTTTAAACTAA
- the xerC gene encoding tyrosine recombinase XerC — MDASEADWISDFIGHLSNERQLSPHTRNNYQRDLKQLQRYCDKQKIEHWRQLDSAAIRHYIAWRHRNGLAGSSLQRELSAIRSFFNYLIREKRLNNNAAQGVSAPKRGRKLPKTLDVDEISQLLDGPAIDPEDPLQLRDFTMIELMYSCGLRLTELVTLDMSGLDLNSAMVRVLGKGNKTREVPVGSKAVAALRDWLKIRPSLANTDETALFVGKQGKRLTPRAVQKRIKEQGLRQGLMANVHPHRLRHSFASHLLESSGDLRAVQELLGHADISTTQIYTHLDFQHLAEVYDKAHPRAKKKPSP, encoded by the coding sequence GTGGATGCCTCCGAAGCCGACTGGATCAGTGATTTTATCGGCCACCTCAGCAATGAGCGACAACTCTCACCCCACACCCGTAACAACTACCAGCGTGACCTCAAGCAGCTACAACGCTATTGTGATAAGCAGAAAATTGAGCACTGGAGACAGCTCGACAGCGCCGCCATTCGCCACTATATAGCATGGCGACACCGTAATGGCCTAGCAGGCAGTAGCCTGCAACGTGAGCTCTCGGCAATACGCTCCTTCTTCAATTATCTCATTCGAGAAAAGCGCCTAAACAACAACGCAGCGCAAGGGGTGAGCGCCCCCAAGAGAGGGCGAAAGCTACCCAAAACCCTCGATGTTGATGAAATTAGCCAGCTGCTGGATGGCCCTGCCATTGACCCCGAAGATCCGCTGCAACTGCGTGATTTCACCATGATCGAGCTGATGTACTCCTGTGGTTTACGACTCACTGAGCTGGTCACACTGGATATGAGTGGTCTCGACCTTAACAGCGCCATGGTGCGCGTACTGGGAAAGGGCAACAAAACCCGCGAAGTGCCGGTGGGTAGTAAAGCAGTTGCCGCGCTGCGTGACTGGCTCAAGATTCGCCCCTCCCTTGCCAACACCGACGAAACAGCACTCTTCGTCGGCAAACAGGGTAAGCGTCTCACCCCCCGCGCGGTACAAAAGCGCATTAAAGAACAGGGCTTAAGGCAGGGGCTTATGGCCAACGTACATCCCCATCGCCTTCGCCACTCCTTCGCCAGCCACCTGCTCGAATCCAGTGGTGATCTGCGCGCTGTACAAGAGCTGCTCGGCCACGCCGACATCTCAACTACCCAAATTTACACCCACCTCGACTTTCAACACCTTGCCGAGGTGTATGATAAAGCACACCCAAGGGCCAAAAAAAAACCATCACCATGA
- the mnmC gene encoding bifunctional tRNA (5-methylaminomethyl-2-thiouridine)(34)-methyltransferase MnmD/FAD-dependent 5-carboxymethylaminomethyl-2-thiouridine(34) oxidoreductase MnmC, with amino-acid sequence MSESFYIPPPKLQWQEQTPRATDYDDIYFSQGLGPEESQYVFLEQNHLPQRWKEGGHFTIAETGFGTALNFLLTWQLWRKKSQPSQRLHFISVEGHPLTHDDLCRATAPWPSLQPLVKKLLAAYPASVAGTHRLQLDDNVSLTLLFGDISEVLPSLHARVDAWFLDGFDPAKNPAMWSDRLYQQMARLTASQGTFATFTAAGKVRRGLQTAGFEVQKVKGFGRKREMLRGLLPHATKPASKAPWFDLPKPAFKTNSTPRAVIIGAGIAGAACTYQLSRHGWQVSVVDQHPAQAQGASGNPAGAFYPALSNDLSPYCRFYLSAFLYTTRCFSQWQAAGKQFGLLGKGLLQLAYDDLRQQRQQGIIKLLGESAIALHLDREQASEQSGIPQHTGGIFFPQGGWLDPGKLCEFLLQQSQPEQHYNTTVKRLERSGKGWRLITDQCELEADIVVVAAGDGIQHLKQSQPFPITIARGQISLLTASEQSKKLKCAVCHEGYLLPAIGNQHVVGASYGVNDRDSRIRIEDRQHNLMLLKTRQSNFFEYINIHEQGKERVGLRATTRDRLPLVGAIPNHHAYVKDYATLCHGHRPARYPSPRHLDGLYILGGLSSRGITSALLCAELLACQINNEPLPLPQTLVDALNPARFLVRDLKRGKWKTEASL; translated from the coding sequence ATGTCTGAATCATTCTACATCCCCCCCCCTAAACTTCAATGGCAAGAGCAGACTCCCCGCGCAACCGACTATGATGATATCTATTTCTCCCAGGGTTTAGGGCCAGAGGAGAGTCAGTACGTTTTTTTAGAGCAAAATCACCTGCCACAACGCTGGAAGGAGGGTGGCCACTTTACCATTGCCGAAACCGGTTTTGGTACCGCACTTAACTTTTTACTGACATGGCAATTATGGCGCAAAAAAAGCCAACCCAGTCAGCGGCTACACTTTATATCGGTAGAGGGCCATCCACTCACCCATGACGATTTATGCCGTGCAACCGCCCCATGGCCATCACTCCAACCACTGGTAAAAAAGCTGTTAGCGGCCTATCCCGCGTCGGTTGCGGGCACCCATCGCTTGCAACTTGATGATAATGTTAGCTTAACCCTGTTATTTGGCGATATCAGCGAGGTGCTGCCCAGCCTGCACGCCCGGGTTGACGCCTGGTTTCTGGATGGTTTTGATCCAGCCAAAAACCCCGCAATGTGGAGTGATCGCCTCTACCAGCAGATGGCACGACTCACCGCATCCCAAGGCACTTTCGCAACCTTTACCGCCGCCGGAAAGGTGCGGCGAGGTTTACAGACTGCCGGCTTTGAGGTGCAAAAGGTTAAGGGCTTTGGCCGCAAGCGAGAGATGCTTCGGGGTCTCTTGCCACACGCTACTAAACCCGCCAGTAAAGCCCCCTGGTTTGATCTACCTAAACCCGCATTCAAAACAAACTCAACACCACGAGCCGTCATCATTGGTGCCGGTATTGCCGGAGCAGCCTGTACATATCAGCTCTCACGCCACGGCTGGCAAGTCTCGGTGGTAGATCAACACCCCGCCCAAGCTCAGGGTGCCTCCGGTAATCCAGCAGGCGCTTTTTATCCGGCACTCAGCAATGACTTAAGCCCTTACTGCCGCTTCTACCTCAGTGCATTCCTCTACACCACTCGCTGTTTCTCCCAGTGGCAAGCGGCGGGTAAGCAGTTTGGCCTGCTGGGTAAAGGGTTGCTGCAACTCGCATATGATGATTTACGCCAACAACGCCAGCAAGGCATTATCAAACTACTGGGCGAGAGCGCCATTGCGCTACACCTGGATAGAGAGCAAGCCAGTGAGCAGAGTGGTATTCCACAACACACCGGCGGAATCTTTTTCCCCCAGGGTGGCTGGTTAGACCCAGGCAAGTTATGTGAATTTTTATTACAGCAGTCACAGCCAGAGCAGCACTACAACACAACGGTTAAGCGCCTGGAGCGGAGTGGAAAGGGCTGGCGATTAATCACTGATCAATGTGAGTTGGAGGCAGATATTGTAGTGGTTGCTGCTGGCGATGGCATTCAACACCTCAAACAGAGCCAGCCTTTTCCCATCACCATTGCCCGTGGTCAAATCAGCCTGCTGACAGCCTCCGAGCAGAGTAAAAAACTCAAGTGTGCCGTCTGCCACGAGGGCTACCTACTACCCGCCATAGGCAATCAACACGTCGTGGGTGCCAGTTATGGCGTGAATGACCGTGATAGCCGCATTCGTATAGAAGATCGGCAACATAATCTGATGCTGCTGAAAACACGCCAAAGCAATTTTTTTGAATACATCAATATCCACGAACAGGGCAAGGAGCGGGTAGGACTGCGAGCGACCACCCGAGATCGTTTACCACTGGTGGGGGCGATACCGAATCATCACGCTTATGTAAAAGATTATGCCACGCTCTGTCACGGACATCGCCCTGCGCGCTACCCCAGCCCACGCCACCTGGATGGCCTCTACATTTTAGGTGGTTTGAGCTCACGAGGGATAACCAGCGCACTGCTCTGTGCCGAATTGCTAGCCTGCCAGATTAACAACGAGCCACTCCCCCTGCCACAAACGTTGGTGGATGCCCTCAACCCGGCACGTTTTCTGGTGCGAGACCTGAAACGAGGCAAGTGGAAAACAGAGGCATCATTATGA
- a CDS encoding YicC family protein, with the protein MISSMTAFARSEAQTPQGELSWEIRAVNQRHLDCQLRLADEFRLFEPKIRARINHSLKRGKVECQLRFKAATPQESEFSINEPLARQLAQASRTVDGFLYSPSPVSSLEVMKWPGVLQFPPLDLKPLETTAMALLDQALQQLVENRQREGSNLQQLIELRASGIQQQLELIRQRMPQLRSAIKSRLQQKLAELSEAFDNNRLEQEVLLLVQKSDIDEELDRLEAHLKEVAHIFAKGGLCGRRLDFLMQEFNREANTIASKSVDTEITRAAVELKVLIEQAREQIQNIE; encoded by the coding sequence ATGATTAGCAGCATGACCGCCTTTGCGCGCAGTGAAGCCCAAACACCCCAGGGAGAGCTCAGCTGGGAAATAAGGGCAGTCAACCAGCGCCACCTTGATTGCCAACTCCGTCTTGCAGATGAATTTCGTCTCTTCGAGCCAAAAATAAGAGCGCGCATCAACCACAGCCTGAAGCGGGGGAAAGTAGAGTGTCAGCTACGCTTTAAGGCCGCCACTCCGCAAGAGAGTGAATTTTCAATTAACGAACCACTGGCCCGGCAACTGGCACAGGCCAGTCGCACCGTGGATGGCTTTCTATATAGCCCATCCCCTGTCAGCTCCCTTGAGGTGATGAAGTGGCCGGGTGTGCTGCAATTTCCGCCACTCGACCTCAAGCCACTCGAAACCACCGCGATGGCGTTACTGGATCAAGCACTGCAACAACTGGTTGAAAACCGTCAGCGGGAAGGGAGCAACCTACAGCAACTCATTGAGCTGCGCGCTAGCGGCATTCAACAGCAGCTCGAGCTGATTCGTCAGCGGATGCCGCAACTCCGCAGTGCTATAAAAAGCCGCCTGCAACAAAAACTGGCTGAACTGAGTGAAGCGTTTGATAATAACCGCCTCGAGCAAGAGGTACTGTTACTGGTACAAAAGAGTGATATTGATGAGGAGCTGGATCGTCTTGAGGCACACCTTAAGGAGGTGGCTCATATTTTCGCCAAGGGTGGCCTCTGTGGTCGCCGGCTCGACTTCCTGATGCAGGAGTTCAATCGCGAAGCCAATACCATTGCCTCAAAATCGGTCGATACAGAGATTACCCGCGCTGCAGTCGAGCTAAAAGTGCTGATTGAGCAGGCTCGCGAACAGATACAAAATATAGAGTAG
- a CDS encoding DUF1631 family protein, whose translation MTVGQQTENNKRAHTRYTLKLPATITRALPSQQVVEIYDFCIGGMYLVTGHMGTNTTPVSHHEVIDINFILPDNLSHSHHLQARVIRVTSNSLGVAFLNPNKTTLQSILNYAVAQQPAATPLAVTDQKAGDSYSEIATLLMKKMQDVIDDYLLKQEAALMSLAKNADTHIQQNSYFSVIEQFNGPAGKRFKNDFLTTLQQVLAERSTQPSSPAQPTNNLEQAEDFSLVNDDELNDWIARSDIANKIESCYHQELVGIEQRLTQLLGYTISARNNPMGPESISNAYQGALKSLTLNHEVYSACCRIFRDTLSDGMGSVYQQVSQRMIALGLPSEISYSIKKTTASTPSNPKNSVAEPTAEKRKNNPQADESEELYNLISTLQFLHQTTQKEPTEHHHESHHHYSPQELVETLKKLNSNQHATPPVATSEESTQRSITLQLLQEIESRHDGKTLSPEEMRVMETTGTLYEEMYQDSQITHGVKEWLGKLELPMLDEALQDDSILYDSDHLARRFINKLTQLEYYNDQELDNLKGDLRKNIESMLQQLSQQQSMEPVLVTQLLEKVESLLHVQDKAYQHNLSDALHACSDHATLPSLQINSLSIQSPDTDEEQLKEWRKRIRRMRRGDWVLFDAGDSDAKRLCLTWVSDDFTDYAFVNLKGQMQGTIKVDILALQLYSGAAVVLDNADDSAFDRAQYSMLQKLNEKLLHETTHDALTGLVNRREFEKSLKQLHSTPSDSQDIICYYDLDYFDVINNSFGYEAGDKLLIEVANIFEEVLAERGLLARVGGNEFALLLKAFTVDDALTITEQFKDALRAYQFIYEESRSAVSFCSGVVPINLEQHEATRLLQTAEAACRLAKGRGVNQLHVIQADDHDLKKSNLVIYWASKIDDKLNSNSLMLRYQPIVPVTDKTLRPHAEILLGITDQTGSLVSPEHFILAAERYRRMPEIDRWVISNVLKFFKNHPSHLDRLGGIAINLSGLSVNDDKIIPFIMDQLKASQLPASHICFEITETAGIENLSGAAEFINEIKQCGVSFSLDDFGTGMSSYAYLKNLPVDYIKIDGSFVRDIVNNKSDHAMVKSVTEIGHFMGKKIIAECVESNASLEVLRQIGVDYAQGYAIQRPQLIDSLHTKIESNTHPNNS comes from the coding sequence ATGACCGTAGGGCAGCAAACAGAAAACAACAAACGAGCTCATACCCGTTATACCTTGAAGCTGCCAGCAACCATTACTCGCGCCCTGCCATCCCAACAAGTCGTTGAAATTTATGATTTTTGTATCGGTGGCATGTATCTGGTAACAGGCCATATGGGTACAAACACTACGCCGGTGAGTCATCATGAAGTCATTGATATCAACTTCATTCTGCCAGACAACCTCAGCCACTCCCACCACCTGCAAGCACGGGTAATACGTGTGACCAGCAACAGCCTGGGTGTTGCCTTTCTCAACCCCAACAAAACCACTCTGCAAAGCATTTTAAACTACGCCGTAGCACAACAACCCGCAGCCACACCACTCGCAGTCACCGACCAGAAAGCCGGTGACAGCTACTCTGAAATCGCCACGCTGCTAATGAAAAAAATGCAGGATGTTATTGATGACTATCTGCTGAAGCAGGAGGCAGCGTTGATGAGCCTGGCTAAAAACGCCGACACTCACATTCAACAAAACAGCTACTTTAGTGTGATTGAGCAGTTTAACGGGCCGGCCGGAAAACGCTTCAAAAATGACTTTTTGACAACCTTGCAACAGGTGCTGGCCGAGCGCTCCACGCAGCCAAGCTCACCCGCTCAGCCCACCAATAACCTAGAACAGGCCGAAGACTTTTCACTGGTGAATGATGATGAGCTAAATGACTGGATTGCCCGCTCAGATATTGCCAACAAAATAGAGTCATGTTACCACCAAGAGCTCGTCGGTATTGAGCAGCGCCTCACGCAACTACTGGGCTATACCATCTCTGCCCGCAATAACCCAATGGGGCCAGAGTCTATCTCCAATGCCTATCAGGGGGCACTCAAAAGCCTCACCCTGAATCATGAGGTTTATTCGGCCTGTTGCAGAATATTTCGCGACACCCTGTCCGACGGTATGGGCTCTGTTTATCAGCAGGTAAGTCAACGAATGATTGCGCTTGGCTTGCCGTCTGAGATCAGTTATTCGATTAAGAAAACCACGGCATCAACACCCAGCAACCCCAAAAACAGCGTTGCTGAGCCCACCGCCGAAAAGAGAAAAAATAACCCGCAAGCAGATGAGTCAGAAGAGCTCTATAACCTGATATCGACACTACAATTCCTCCATCAGACAACGCAAAAAGAGCCGACAGAGCATCATCATGAGAGCCACCACCACTACTCGCCACAAGAGCTTGTTGAGACACTTAAAAAACTCAATTCAAACCAACATGCAACACCTCCAGTAGCGACCAGTGAGGAGTCAACACAGCGCTCCATCACACTGCAGCTGCTGCAGGAGATTGAGAGCCGCCATGATGGAAAAACCCTCTCACCTGAAGAGATGCGGGTTATGGAGACCACCGGCACACTCTACGAAGAGATGTATCAAGATAGCCAAATCACCCACGGGGTAAAAGAGTGGCTGGGTAAGCTTGAGCTGCCTATGCTGGATGAAGCACTCCAAGATGACTCCATTCTCTACGATTCAGACCATCTGGCACGACGTTTTATCAACAAGCTGACCCAGCTGGAATATTACAACGATCAGGAGTTGGACAACCTCAAAGGGGACCTGCGAAAAAACATTGAAAGTATGTTGCAGCAACTCTCGCAACAACAAAGCATGGAGCCTGTGCTGGTAACACAGCTACTGGAAAAGGTAGAGTCTCTACTGCATGTTCAGGATAAGGCTTATCAACACAACCTCAGTGATGCTCTTCATGCCTGTAGTGACCACGCCACGCTCCCCTCACTGCAGATCAACAGCTTATCCATACAGAGCCCCGATACCGATGAAGAGCAGTTAAAAGAGTGGCGAAAACGCATTCGGCGCATGAGGAGAGGGGACTGGGTTCTGTTTGATGCGGGCGACAGCGATGCCAAGCGCCTCTGCCTGACCTGGGTTTCAGATGATTTTACCGACTACGCTTTTGTTAACCTGAAAGGGCAAATGCAAGGCACCATCAAGGTCGATATTTTGGCGCTACAGCTATACAGCGGTGCGGCGGTGGTGCTTGATAATGCCGATGACAGCGCGTTTGATCGAGCACAATACAGTATGCTGCAGAAGCTCAATGAGAAGCTCCTGCACGAAACCACCCACGATGCCCTTACCGGGTTGGTCAACCGGCGAGAGTTTGAGAAAAGCCTAAAACAGCTACACTCCACACCATCAGATAGCCAAGACATTATCTGCTACTACGACCTGGATTATTTTGATGTTATTAACAACTCTTTTGGCTACGAAGCAGGGGATAAGCTACTGATAGAAGTGGCCAATATATTCGAAGAGGTATTGGCAGAGCGAGGGCTTTTAGCACGGGTGGGTGGCAATGAGTTTGCCCTGTTACTAAAAGCGTTCACGGTTGATGATGCGCTTACGATTACCGAGCAGTTCAAAGACGCATTGAGAGCGTATCAATTTATCTATGAAGAGAGTAGAAGTGCGGTATCGTTCTGTAGTGGCGTAGTCCCTATCAATCTGGAGCAACACGAGGCCACTCGCCTGTTACAGACCGCTGAAGCCGCCTGCCGCCTGGCTAAGGGGAGGGGTGTTAACCAGCTGCATGTCATTCAAGCTGATGACCATGACCTGAAAAAAAGTAATCTGGTCATCTACTGGGCATCCAAAATAGATGACAAACTCAACAGCAACAGCTTGATGTTGCGCTATCAGCCCATCGTTCCGGTCACTGATAAAACACTGCGACCACATGCAGAGATTCTACTGGGGATCACCGACCAAACCGGCAGCCTCGTCTCCCCCGAACACTTCATACTCGCCGCAGAGCGATACCGCCGTATGCCGGAGATTGACCGCTGGGTAATCAGCAACGTACTAAAATTCTTTAAGAATCACCCCTCACACTTGGATAGACTAGGTGGCATCGCCATCAACCTCTCTGGGCTGTCGGTAAATGATGACAAGATTATCCCTTTTATCATGGACCAGCTAAAGGCATCGCAACTCCCCGCCTCACACATCTGTTTCGAAATAACCGAAACGGCCGGTATCGAAAATCTCTCTGGTGCCGCTGAATTTATCAATGAAATAAAACAGTGTGGCGTCAGTTTTTCGCTGGATGATTTTGGCACCGGCATGTCATCTTACGCCTACCTGAAAAACCTGCCAGTCGATTACATCAAAATAGATGGCTCTTTTGTGCGCGATATTGTCAACAACAAAAGTGACCACGCGATGGTGAAATCAGTCACCGAAATTGGCCACTTTATGGGTAAAAAAATTATCGCCGAATGTGTGGAGAGCAACGCTTCGCTTGAGGTTTTGCGACAAATTGGGGTTGATTATGCGCAGGGATACGCCATACAGCGCCCCCAGCTCATTGATAGCCTGCATACAAAAATTGAAAGTAACACTCATCCGAATAACTCATAA